A stretch of Zymoseptoria tritici IPO323 chromosome 1, whole genome shotgun sequence DNA encodes these proteins:
- the MgXBX4 gene encoding putative xylan 1,4-beta-Xylosidase (Xylan 1,4-Beta-Xylosidase): MSDPKPLIESDFFADPSGRVFNGRLYVYPSHDRQTDIPDDDNGSQYDMADYHVLSMGEIGGKVTDHGKIFGLEDVPWAAKQLWAPDCGFKNDKYFFYFPARDHDGIFRIGVAIGDKPEGPFKPEPTAIPGSYSIDPAVLVDDDGEAYLYFGGIWGGQLQCWRGSSFDAAAYETMEASGDEPALMPRVAKLSPDMKSFSGSVQDLVINDADGKPLAADDHDRRFFEAAWMHKKEDKYYFSYSTGDTHYIVYAIGDSPVGPFTYAGRILEPVQGWSTHHSIVEFEGKWWLCYHDVSISGKNHLRSAKIRELIYDEEGKIKLAQAQS; the protein is encoded by the exons ATGTCCGATCCCAAACCACTCATCGAGAGCGACTTCTTTGCGGACCCCAGCGGCCGGGTTTTCAACGGCAGACTTTATGTTTATCCGTCTCACGATCGCCAAACAGACATtcccgacgacgacaatgGCAGCCAGTATGATATGGCTGATTACCATGTGCTGTCGATGGGGGAGATCGGAGGTAAAGTGACGGATCATGGGAAGATTTTTGGGTTGGAAGACGTTCCGTGGGCGGCGAAGCAACTCTGG GCTCCAGACTGTGGGTTCAAGAACGACAAGTACTTTTTCTACTTCCCAGCCAGGGACCACGATGGCATCTTTCGCATCGGCGTAGCCATCGGCGACAAACCCGAAGGTCCTTTCAAACCAGAACCCACGGCGATTCCAGGAAGCTACAGCATCGACCCGGCTGTACTggtcgacgatgacggcgaAGCGTATCTCTACTTCGGCGGGATTTGGGGTGGCCAGCTCCAATGCTGGCGCGGCTCCTCCTTCGACGCCGCCGCCTACGAAACAATGGAAGCCAGCGGCGATGAACCCGCCTTGATGCCTCGCGTCGCCAAACTCAGCCCAGACATGAAGTCCTTCTCCGGCTCCGTGCAAGATCTGGTCATCAACGACGCCGATGGCAAGCccctcgccgccgacgaccACGACCGCCGCTTCTTCGAAGCCGCGTGGATGCACAAAAAGGAAGACAAGTACTACTTCTCCTACAGCACGGGCGACACGCATTACATCGTCTACGCGATTGGCGACTCGCCGGTGGGACCCTTCACGTATGCGGGCAGGATTCTCGAGCCCGTCCAGGGTTGGTCGACGCATCATTCGATTGTGGAGTTTGAGGGAAAGTGGTGGTTGTGTTATCATGATGTTTCGATTTCAGGGAAGAATCATTTGAGATCGGCGAAGATCAGGGAGTTGATTTATGATGAGGAAGGCAAGATCAAGCTGGCACAGGCGCAGTCTTGA